A window of the Xenopus laevis strain J_2021 chromosome 9_10L, Xenopus_laevis_v10.1, whole genome shotgun sequence genome harbors these coding sequences:
- the c17orf67.L gene encoding uncharacterized protein C17orf67: MKTLVVALILMVALAIFADASPTLPEKQAKQVLRAKRSERERKAGHRDEPMREYLLYLQRLEQRSEEQFFEHWWNPHCQPHCNRNIVNPV; this comes from the exons ATGAAGACCTTGGTGGTGGCCTTGATTCTTATGGTGGCTTTGGCTATTTTTGCTG ATGCCTCTCCAACTCTGCCTGAGAAACAAGCCAAACAGGTCTTAAGAGCCAAGCGatcagaaagagaaagaaaagctgGACATCGCGATGAGCCAATGAGG GAGTATCTGCTCTACCTTCAGCGCCTGGAACAGAGATCCGAGGAGCAGTTCTTTGAACACTGGTGGAATCCTCATTGCCAGCCTCACTGCAATCGCAACATTGTCAACCCTGTCTAA